One Streptococcus gallolyticus subsp. gallolyticus DSM 16831 DNA window includes the following coding sequences:
- a CDS encoding metal ABC transporter permease, giving the protein MLIEIFSYDFMQRAIMAVIAISIFAPILGIFLILRHQSLMSDTLSHVSLAGVALGILLGTSTTWSTILVVTIAAVILEYLQTVYKHYVEISTAILMSLGLAISLIVTSKSENGSSVNLDQYLFGSIITINMEQVIALFTIAVVVVLLTILFIRPMYILTFDEETAFVDGLPVRLMSVLFNIVTGIAIALTIPAAGALLVSTIMVLPASIAMRLGKNFKSVILIGVIVGFIGMVAGIITSYYWETPASATITVIFVGIFLLVNLFNMIFHRNS; this is encoded by the coding sequence ATGTTGATTGAAATATTTTCTTATGATTTTATGCAACGTGCTATTATGGCAGTAATTGCTATTAGTATTTTTGCCCCGATTTTAGGAATTTTCCTTATCTTACGTCATCAAAGTTTAATGAGTGATACGCTTAGCCACGTTTCTTTGGCCGGTGTTGCCTTAGGCATTTTGCTTGGGACTTCAACAACTTGGTCAACGATTCTTGTTGTCACGATTGCTGCGGTTATTTTGGAGTATTTGCAGACGGTTTATAAGCATTATGTTGAAATTTCAACAGCTATTTTAATGTCACTTGGTTTGGCGATTTCGTTGATTGTGACGAGTAAGTCTGAAAATGGTAGTAGTGTTAATTTGGATCAATATTTGTTTGGTTCGATTATTACGATAAATATGGAACAGGTAATTGCGCTATTTACCATTGCAGTTGTTGTTGTGCTTCTAACGATTTTATTTATTAGACCAATGTATATTTTGACATTTGATGAGGAGACAGCTTTTGTTGATGGTCTGCCTGTTCGTTTAATGTCTGTTCTCTTTAATATTGTGACAGGGATTGCGATTGCTTTGACAATTCCTGCGGCTGGAGCTCTTTTGGTTTCAACGATTATGGTTTTGCCAGCAAGTATTGCTATGCGCTTGGGGAAGAATTTTAAATCGGTCATTCTTATTGGTGTAATCGTTGGTTTTATCGGTATGGTAGCTGGTATTATCACCTCTTACTACTGGGAAACACCTGCGAGTGCAACCATTACGGTTATTTTTGTGGGAATTTTCCTTTTGGTGAATTTATTTAATATGATTTTTCATCGTAATAGCTAA
- the tyrS gene encoding tyrosine--tRNA ligase yields the protein MNIFEELKERGLVFQTTDEEALVKALTEGQVSYYTGYDPTADSLHLGHLVAILTSRRLQLAGHKPYALVGGATGLIGDPSFKDAERSLQTKETVDGWVTKIQNQLSRFLDFENGDNKAVMVNNYDWFGNVSFIDFLRDVGKYFTVNAMMSKESVKKRIETGISYTEFAYQIMQGYDFYELNDKYNVTLQIGGSDQWGNMTAGTELLRRKADKTGHVMTVPLITDSTGKKFGKSEGNAVWLDADKTSPYEMYQFWLNVMDDDAVRFLKIFTFLSLEEIAEIEKEFNAARHERLAQKILAREVVTLVHGEEAYKQALKITEQLFAGNIKSLSAKELKQGLNNVPNYAVQADDNRNIIEVLVAAKISPSKRQAREDVQNGAIYINGERIQDLDYTLSDDDKIDNELTVIRRGKKKYFVLTY from the coding sequence GTGAACATATTCGAAGAACTCAAAGAACGTGGCTTAGTTTTTCAAACGACTGATGAAGAAGCCCTTGTCAAAGCATTAACAGAAGGGCAAGTATCCTATTATACTGGTTATGATCCTACAGCTGATAGCTTGCACCTTGGTCACCTAGTTGCTATTTTAACATCACGCCGCCTTCAATTGGCAGGGCATAAACCATATGCTCTTGTTGGAGGAGCTACTGGACTTATCGGTGACCCATCATTCAAAGATGCTGAACGCAGTCTTCAAACTAAAGAAACTGTTGACGGCTGGGTAACTAAGATTCAAAATCAATTATCACGTTTCCTTGATTTCGAAAATGGTGACAACAAAGCCGTTATGGTAAACAACTATGATTGGTTTGGTAATGTCAGCTTCATTGACTTCCTACGTGATGTCGGAAAATACTTTACTGTCAACGCTATGATGAGTAAAGAATCCGTTAAAAAACGTATCGAAACTGGTATCTCATACACTGAATTCGCCTACCAAATCATGCAAGGTTACGATTTCTACGAATTAAATGACAAATACAACGTTACCTTGCAAATCGGTGGTTCAGACCAATGGGGAAATATGACTGCTGGTACAGAGTTGCTACGCCGCAAAGCTGATAAAACAGGTCACGTCATGACCGTACCACTCATCACTGATTCAACAGGTAAAAAATTCGGTAAATCTGAAGGAAATGCTGTTTGGCTTGATGCCGACAAAACATCTCCATACGAAATGTATCAATTCTGGCTCAACGTTATGGATGACGACGCTGTTCGCTTCTTGAAAATCTTCACATTCCTTTCACTAGAAGAAATCGCTGAAATCGAAAAAGAATTCAACGCAGCTCGTCACGAACGTTTAGCACAAAAAATCTTAGCACGCGAAGTTGTCACACTTGTTCACGGCGAAGAAGCTTACAAACAAGCCCTTAAAATCACTGAACAACTTTTCGCTGGAAACATCAAGAGCCTTTCAGCAAAAGAATTGAAACAAGGTCTAAACAACGTTCCTAACTACGCTGTTCAAGCCGACGATAACCGCAATATCATTGAAGTTCTTGTAGCCGCAAAAATCTCACCATCAAAACGTCAAGCACGTGAAGACGTTCAAAATGGTGCCATCTACATCAACGGTGAACGTATCCAAGATTTAGATTACACACTTTCTGACGACGATAAAATCGATAACGAACTAACAGTTATCCGTCGCGGTAAGAAAAAATACTTCGTGTTAACATACTAA